The Methanosphaera sp. BMS genome contains a region encoding:
- a CDS encoding carboxypeptidase-like regulatory domain-containing protein: MKNIKIMLLFATILLLLVGVASAGEVSEDITDTGSITQEAVTQDTHKVSDTAKSIQENYVDENIQTVKASDDNLNENVTKTIAKTPKDSTLKKEPIHYILYRVNNWKGLTAAVKSAASRKENVTIELDSGTYINTGTIKWTNTKNVLTINGNGQTIDGNQMLVFDIGDDTNIILKNITIKNAKSKYGGAISSFGNINITDSTFEDNVATEYGGAIASFGKLYVINSTFDYNFAFNYGGALMSSKSGELRIVDSSFTGNYAPKGAAIYSYGTNNITGNTFTENIATNNETIDLAGLYNGKLSSNVYNSTDVALKTVNLSVTGNYTIFDEGEEIVLYFDIALKRPHYYDKNLVERLEDIKIFINNIKYDTTTYKNYTLSKLEPGEYKVYYRTCNHFSNTVTFKVIARNITNWQQLRDAVGDVESQRATKTITLGEGTYINTGTIVWDNTDTILTINGNGQTIDGNQLQVFNITVGSTMILKNITIQNAKSYYGGAIRNSGRLTITQSTLANNTSIYDGGAIYNDWGKLNITESTLANNTARKGGVIHNVNREYFNISSSNITNNHAQIGGAIHTEGYANLKGNIFTNNTADNRETIDLFGWTNGLVNGNRYEDTDISLNNVLSVKEDKESFEYGEDVLLKFSIELEHPNYYDEDVLDQIDKTLYINGEKNVTTENENYTLSNLNPGRYTLYFTAANQKSNTVTFTVNNSENETVNINLSTQTTPTHLIITVKDDSTNPITDGTITTNLTGNRYYPDENGQVFIALDDFETGQYTANVSYADNSGDEVSDNVTFNVFEPTNSINLTTSDVEMVKERSVMLEAYVDYKNRTIKYGKVYFEIDGKPLVDENGLVLYAPVKDNWAYLPYQIPIELSLGNHTLTAVYIASTSTWTTDNKTLTIIDNIPEGAGDEDKTQVEETGSQQRYTKDTPRYKTMTKYTKTAQSTTPTSHKVVTDDNMIPIENTITLGQLNEIFGQTFTNGHLLLYIDGQLVFNGTVGDDLATVILEIVEKYLGGHELKVVFTDADGKTNTYTKNVTIT, translated from the coding sequence ATGAAAAATATAAAAATCATGCTGCTGTTTGCTACTATATTACTCCTACTTGTGGGAGTAGCCAGTGCAGGTGAAGTATCAGAAGACATAACTGATACAGGTAGCATTACACAAGAGGCAGTTACACAGGATACACATAAAGTATCCGATACTGCTAAGAGTATACAGGAAAATTATGTGGATGAAAATATACAAACAGTCAAAGCATCCGATGATAACTTAAACGAAAACGTAACTAAAACAATAGCCAAAACTCCAAAAGATAGCACTTTAAAAAAAGAACCCATACACTATATTTTATATCGTGTAAATAATTGGAAAGGATTAACGGCGGCAGTTAAAAGTGCTGCAAGCAGGAAAGAAAACGTTACAATTGAATTAGATAGTGGTACATATATAAATACAGGTACAATCAAGTGGACCAATACAAAGAATGTGCTTACAATTAATGGTAATGGACAGACAATAGATGGAAATCAAATGTTGGTATTTGATATTGGTGATGATACTAACATTATTCTTAAGAATATTACGATAAAAAACGCTAAATCCAAGTATGGTGGAGCAATTTCAAGTTTTGGAAATATAAATATTACAGACTCCACATTCGAGGATAACGTTGCAACCGAGTATGGTGGGGCAATTGCAAGCTTTGGAAAGTTATATGTCATAAACTCCACATTTGATTATAATTTCGCATTCAATTATGGTGGAGCACTTATGAGTTCCAAATCAGGAGAGTTACGCATTGTCGATTCAAGCTTTACGGGCAATTATGCACCAAAGGGTGCTGCAATATACTCCTATGGAACTAACAATATTACCGGCAATACATTTACTGAAAATATTGCTACCAACAATGAAACAATTGATTTAGCCGGACTTTATAATGGAAAGTTAAGTTCCAACGTTTATAACTCAACCGATGTTGCATTGAAAACCGTAAATTTAAGTGTTACGGGAAATTATACCATATTCGATGAAGGTGAAGAAATAGTACTGTACTTCGATATTGCTTTAAAACGTCCCCATTATTATGATAAGAATCTCGTGGAAAGACTTGAAGACATAAAAATCTTCATCAATAATATAAAATATGATACAACCACTTACAAGAATTACACCTTATCAAAGCTAGAACCCGGAGAATACAAGGTTTATTACAGGACGTGTAACCACTTTTCAAACACAGTCACATTCAAGGTAATAGCAAGAAACATAACCAACTGGCAACAACTACGTGATGCAGTAGGTGATGTGGAAAGCCAAAGAGCAACGAAAACCATCACACTGGGTGAGGGAACATACATAAATACTGGCACAATCGTTTGGGATAATACAGATACGATACTTACAATTAATGGTAATGGACAAACAATAGACGGAAATCAGCTACAGGTTTTCAACATTACAGTTGGTTCCACAATGATTCTGAAGAACATCACAATACAAAACGCAAAATCATACTATGGTGGTGCAATAAGAAACTCTGGAAGACTGACAATCACACAATCCACACTTGCAAACAACACCTCAATATATGATGGAGGAGCAATATACAACGACTGGGGAAAACTTAACATCACCGAATCCACACTGGCAAACAACACCGCAAGAAAGGGAGGAGTAATACATAACGTCAATAGGGAATACTTTAATATAAGTAGTTCTAATATCACAAACAACCATGCACAAATTGGTGGTGCAATACATACAGAGGGGTATGCTAATCTTAAAGGCAACATATTTACCAATAATACCGCGGATAATAGAGAAACTATTGATTTATTTGGATGGACTAATGGATTAGTTAATGGTAATCGTTACGAAGACACGGATATTTCATTAAATAATGTATTGTCTGTTAAAGAGGATAAGGAATCATTCGAATATGGTGAAGATGTGCTTTTAAAATTTAGTATTGAATTGGAACATCCTAATTATTATGATGAGGATGTTTTAGATCAAATAGATAAAACTCTTTATATCAATGGAGAAAAAAATGTTACAACAGAAAATGAAAACTACACACTATCAAACTTAAACCCTGGCAGATACACGCTATACTTTACAGCCGCCAATCAGAAATCAAACACTGTCACCTTCACAGTTAATAATAGTGAAAACGAAACAGTCAACATAAACCTGTCCACCCAGACAACGCCGACACACCTGATTATCACAGTAAAGGATGATAGCACAAATCCGATAACGGATGGAACAATAACAACAAACCTGACAGGAAACAGATACTACCCTGATGAAAACGGCCAGGTATTCATAGCACTGGACGACTTCGAAACAGGCCAATACACGGCAAACGTTAGCTATGCGGATAACTCAGGTGATGAGGTATCAGATAACGTTACATTCAACGTTTTCGAGCCAACCAACTCGATTAACCTGACGACCTCTGATGTTGAAATGGTAAAGGAAAGATCAGTGATGCTTGAAGCATACGTAGACTATAAAAACAGGACAATCAAGTACGGTAAAGTATACTTTGAAATAGACGGCAAGCCACTGGTAGATGAAAACGGACTCGTACTATATGCTCCCGTAAAGGATAACTGGGCATACCTGCCATACCAGATTCCAATAGAATTATCACTTGGAAATCATACATTAACAGCGGTATACATAGCATCTACTAGTACATGGACAACAGACAATAAGACCTTGACGATAATCGACAATATACCTGAAGGAGCCGGTGACGAAGATAAAACTCAAGTAGAAGAAACTGGAAGCCAACAAAGATACACAAAAGACACCCCACGTTATAAAACAATGACAAAATACACAAAAACAGCTCAGTCAACCACTCCTACAAGCCATAAAGTAGTCACTGACGACAATATGATACCTATAGAAAATACAATTACACTCGGCCAATTAAACGAGATATTTGGCCAGACATTCACAAACGGACACCTATTATTATACATAGACGGACAGCTCGTCTTTAACGGTACAGTCGGTGATGACCTTGCAACAGTCATCCTGGAAATCGTGGAAAAATATCTCGGAGGACACGAACTGAAGGTAGTGTTCACAGACGCTGATGGCAAAACAAACACTTACACAAAAAACGTTACAATAACCTAA
- a CDS encoding helix-turn-helix domain-containing protein, producing the protein MFDVVARNLKKLRIENGYTQKQVSDYLGIAQSNLSKIENGERKFNITLLDKLCLLYNCSPEYLLGETDVREKSCIAFRSDEKMDLNVIAKMNEITGFLKLLRKLDEED; encoded by the coding sequence ATGTTTGATGTTGTGGCAAGAAATCTAAAAAAGTTAAGAATTGAAAATGGTTATACTCAGAAACAAGTTTCTGATTATTTGGGGATTGCTCAAAGTAATCTTTCTAAAATAGAAAATGGTGAAAGAAAATTTAATATAACTTTACTTGATAAATTATGCTTATTGTATAATTGTTCTCCGGAGTATTTGTTGGGTGAAACTGATGTTCGTGAAAAATCATGCATAGCATTTCGTAGTGATGAAAAAATGGATTTGAATGTCATTGCAAAAATGAATGAAATAACGGGATTTTTAAAACTACTAAGAAAATTGGATGAGGAGGATTAA
- a CDS encoding ImmA/IrrE family metallo-endopeptidase — MNSSALAEMLRHEWGIESFASVNIRSLVYNNIRNLTVLWFPMKNNISGCCAKTKDDKVIFINSNNTIGRQNFTLAHELYHLLYEDAPDYIGCGVNSNNQSEKNADDFASTFLMPDSALFWFKNKNQIEDWTLEDVIKCEQYYQISRLTMIIRLKNLNWISQNQFDEFSHDVIREADRLGYDTSLYRSSPDNQKYSSIGELIRLTQKAYDDKKITGGKRREILLNSFRNDVLYEGANDLE; from the coding sequence ATGAATAGTTCTGCATTAGCTGAAATGTTAAGACATGAGTGGGGTATTGAAAGTTTTGCTTCAGTAAACATTCGATCCTTAGTTTATAACAATATCAGAAATTTAACAGTACTTTGGTTTCCAATGAAAAATAATATTAGTGGGTGTTGTGCTAAAACAAAAGATGACAAAGTAATATTTATCAATAGTAATAATACTATAGGAAGACAAAATTTCACATTAGCTCATGAATTATATCATTTGCTTTATGAGGATGCCCCAGATTATATTGGTTGTGGAGTAAATAGCAATAACCAAAGTGAAAAAAATGCGGATGATTTTGCATCCACTTTCCTGATGCCAGATAGTGCACTCTTTTGGTTTAAAAATAAAAATCAAATTGAGGATTGGACTTTGGAAGATGTAATCAAATGCGAACAGTATTATCAGATTAGCCGTTTGACAATGATTATCCGTCTTAAAAACTTAAATTGGATTAGTCAAAATCAGTTTGATGAATTTAGTCACGATGTTATTCGTGAAGCTGATAGATTAGGTTATGATACCAGTCTTTATAGGTCATCGCCGGATAATCAGAAATATTCTTCTATTGGAGAATTAATACGTTTAACCCAAAAAGCCTATGATGACAAAAAGATAACTGGTGGCAAACGTAGAGAAATTTTATTAAATAGTTTCAGAAATGACGTTCTTTATGAGGGGGCAAATGACCTTGAATAA
- a CDS encoding Ig-like domain repeat protein yields MKKKIILSILLLSIFMIGAVSASSDSSVVSSSKLTNSISPDSNNDNVDISNDENSEVKDTNNVLKKDNSKKVISKNNNLTKRDISASVKKANDVGSFNDLQTEIDNATESSVLNLTRDYNGAYGSRIQLDKDLTIDGQGHTLDCLGEGGCSAFYSNSGTITLKNLIIINGHNDYNNKGGAIHIEGSAQYTIINCTFNNNWAEDYGGAIYSAGDLTIINSTFKSNNVEDDDGGAIYCEKSVTLENCLFEKNHANVDGGAIYSKNNVNVSKNTRFIENEANGASSQCYGGAIRSEANVEVNNSTFTSNKAYDYGGAIYANTASIYSSTFSENKVDDNDGGAVYVESTIDVRDSSFYNNQGCVDGGAIFSKNNVNVKNTTFRSNKVESHKVAVEDYGGAIRAEGDVTINGSTFYNNQARFRGGAIESDGDVHINNTNFTSNNAYTDGGAIYCKKSVFIENSEFADNHAYVDGGAIFSKNNVNAKNTTFRNNKADDGSDDGQSESGGAILSKGDVKVDNCTFSGNYARDYGGAIYADTITWVDSPSYFKDNYVKVHDGGAIYTNKFATDVKYGVFINNEVKSDDDGGAIYINKENNVLFSQCYFENNRCGDEGGAIYLDSTSSTLYLEYNIFIDNWADTKGNIIYNKGKYNRIHNNWYGKNVFDFSNELVEYHFTGSESHTDDAPVTVELSLNETGQPTLIVGFISDGELFNYDAQFSADNGATLSNHKIGNNVVTSDIEFEDGITNVNATVNYQVLTLSYSFYKEDVTMNINVPEISFGDNATVTIIFTPDNATGTVGINSSDIEIGNISSDIVDGAATVIISNLSVGSHDLNVSYSGDGLYNPKEENVIITVNPKSLNINASAEPIHQGENATVIVTGLECATGNVNVTIDNNNWTGKINNATAVIIIEGLDENTTANVIYSGDANYTSAITTVDIIVNSVPKEDLSISASVDPIMVGDDAIVVVTGLENATGNVTVNIDGDKWYGEINNGNATIIVTGLTLDATATVFYAGDYRYNNATTTVDITVNPAIIVWYVNGNKESSGNGTTADTAFKTLKEALNKAPDDSTIYIASGTYTGENNTNLTINKNLTFVNYDAGEVIFDAQGVSRIWTVNAERINITGLTFKNGKEESACGAIFFNQTLNNSDINAIFIDNSVVDGLAGAIGFYADVTNTNINAILINNSVNNGYGGAIFFNGELNNVNITGNYTNNTADDYGGAILFYGDLNNVNITGNYTNNTAKEGGGAIFFNGELTDVNISGYYNNNRANDTAGVFLFNNNLTNVIISGDYSNNAAEYCAVYYVSEFTSINNSLITGNYYNNSANYCVVFLTEGTINNSNITGNYTNNYAKKGINIIGEANNLSMSGNYINNNISNGSVIYIVYCDENSNIHDSIFINNTMDDKLIIEVISGSVLSINNWFGNNASNYNIKPKVSENVTMANWLFLNATTNTTGELTINETSEITFKLYAYNSTSEEINEYDASKMNMQLELSQTHGSLDKTTALINETISYKYEEEGPAIVTGKFKTAIYTIVLAKQATEIINNKPEITINVTKSDTVNAVLNPLEAGNLTYTSSNTAVATVDETGEIIGLSQGTATITVSFEGNDYYAAAASKIIPVTVNLNHASVSVNNNTLDLIIDDTFPLVATTTPEGMDVTYVPDDSGVVSVDDNGVVTALKEGTATITVKVGDNTVYTENSTIVTVKVRKSTIITYNIINNTEGNVQINITVQDDVYKTPITDALINITGAINRTATAGVITDTTLTPGDYTINVEFAETDEYKSSATTIDFTVEIDKDAKIRELEEYITQLINTVNQLNNTIKQQENTINTLNNTIKQQENTINTLNNTIKQQDNTINTLNNTIKTLTTQNQNLTKQNTQLQANITQLQNTIKTLNDTIKQQNNTIKTLTKENQNLNNTIKNLNNTIKQQENTIKTLNDTIKQQNNTIKTLTKENQNLNNTIKQQENTIKTLNDTIKQQNNTIKTLTKENQNLNKTIQNLNNTNKQLQNTIIKQNNTIKELQEIIKQLNKTSTPTPTTTTVSKINGRVGSTIQLKATIKDNNTKAVTSGRVTFKVNGVTLKDEDGNTLYALVNNGTATLNYTVPRSWYKDNTTVEAVYAGNDKYASSRANNTKNNITPGNVKIKIAQLPTHENGDKIQFVITATDEKGQSITGGTVIIKANGVTLKDSNGKALQANVVNGVAIIDYNITLSAREYNLTAVYSYTGYNRIEATGKLNVTKGEAFIRYTPITTKTTTTRITANIVDKNKNNISGTVTVGIKLDGKMITTTTATNGIINVTIPTNITTGAHTIELIAGETGAYKSDRITSVLVKK; encoded by the coding sequence ATGAAGAAAAAGATAATATTGAGTATATTATTACTTTCAATTTTTATGATTGGAGCAGTCAGTGCATCAAGTGATAGTAGTGTTGTTTCAAGTTCTAAGCTAACAAATTCTATATCACCTGATAGTAATAATGATAATGTGGATATAAGTAATGATGAAAATAGTGAAGTTAAAGATACTAATAATGTTTTAAAGAAGGACAATTCTAAAAAAGTAATATCTAAAAATAATAATCTTACTAAACGTGATATTAGTGCAAGTGTGAAAAAAGCTAATGATGTTGGAAGTTTTAATGACCTTCAAACTGAGATAGATAATGCAACTGAAAGTTCTGTTTTAAATCTAACAAGAGATTATAACGGAGCTTATGGTTCTAGAATCCAACTTGATAAAGATTTAACTATAGATGGTCAGGGACATACCCTTGATTGTTTAGGTGAAGGCGGTTGCAGTGCATTTTATTCAAATAGTGGAACTATAACCCTGAAAAATCTCATAATAATTAATGGACATAACGATTATAATAATAAAGGTGGTGCCATTCATATAGAAGGTTCTGCTCAATACACAATTATAAACTGTACTTTCAACAATAATTGGGCAGAGGACTATGGCGGAGCAATATACTCCGCAGGAGATTTAACTATTATTAATTCTACTTTTAAATCTAATAATGTTGAGGATGATGATGGTGGAGCAATTTATTGTGAAAAATCTGTAACTCTTGAAAATTGTCTATTTGAAAAAAATCATGCTAATGTTGATGGCGGTGCAATATACAGCAAAAATAATGTCAATGTATCAAAAAATACCCGTTTCATCGAAAATGAAGCAAATGGTGCATCTTCTCAATGTTATGGTGGTGCCATACGAAGTGAAGCTAATGTAGAAGTTAATAATTCTACTTTTACTTCGAATAAGGCTTATGATTATGGTGGTGCAATTTATGCAAATACTGCTTCCATATATTCATCTACTTTTAGTGAAAATAAGGTAGATGATAATGATGGTGGAGCAGTTTATGTTGAGAGTACTATTGATGTTAGGGATTCCTCCTTCTACAATAATCAGGGGTGTGTTGATGGCGGTGCAATATTCAGTAAAAATAATGTCAATGTAAAAAATACCACTTTCAGATCTAATAAAGTAGAAAGTCATAAAGTTGCTGTTGAGGATTATGGCGGTGCTATACGAGCTGAAGGTGATGTTACAATTAATGGCTCTACATTTTATAATAATCAGGCTCGTTTCCGTGGTGGGGCAATTGAATCCGATGGAGATGTACATATTAATAATACTAACTTCACATCCAACAATGCATACACGGATGGTGGAGCAATTTATTGTAAAAAATCAGTATTTATTGAAAATAGTGAATTTGCAGATAATCATGCTTACGTTGATGGCGGAGCAATATTCAGCAAAAATAATGTCAATGCAAAAAATACCACTTTTAGAAATAATAAAGCTGATGATGGCTCAGATGATGGACAGAGTGAAAGTGGTGGTGCTATACTAAGTAAAGGTGATGTTAAAGTTGATAATTGTACCTTCAGTGGTAATTATGCCCGTGATTATGGTGGTGCAATTTATGCAGACACTATTACCTGGGTGGATTCACCTTCATATTTCAAAGACAATTACGTTAAGGTACATGATGGTGGAGCAATATATACAAATAAATTCGCCACTGATGTAAAATATGGTGTTTTCATTAATAATGAAGTTAAATCCGATGATGATGGTGGAGCAATCTATATAAACAAGGAAAATAATGTTTTGTTTTCCCAGTGTTATTTTGAAAATAATCGCTGTGGTGATGAAGGCGGAGCAATCTATTTGGATTCCACTTCTTCTACTTTGTATTTAGAATATAATATTTTTATTGACAATTGGGCAGATACCAAAGGAAACATTATATATAATAAAGGGAAGTATAATAGAATTCATAATAACTGGTATGGAAAAAACGTTTTTGATTTTTCCAATGAGCTTGTAGAATATCATTTTACAGGAAGTGAAAGCCATACAGATGATGCACCTGTTACAGTTGAATTATCTTTAAATGAAACCGGTCAACCAACATTAATTGTCGGATTCATATCAGATGGAGAATTATTTAATTATGATGCACAATTCAGTGCAGATAATGGAGCAACACTTAGTAATCATAAAATAGGAAATAATGTTGTTACCTCAGATATTGAATTTGAGGACGGCATTACAAATGTAAATGCTACTGTTAATTATCAAGTTTTAACATTATCATATTCCTTTTATAAAGAAGATGTTACGATGAATATTAACGTGCCGGAAATTAGTTTTGGTGATAATGCTACTGTAACTATTATTTTCACACCAGATAATGCTACTGGTACGGTTGGAATTAATTCTTCTGATATTGAAATTGGAAATATTTCTTCTGATATTGTAGATGGTGCTGCTACTGTCATTATTTCAAATTTATCAGTGGGTAGTCATGATTTAAATGTCAGTTATTCAGGTGACGGATTATATAACCCTAAAGAGGAAAATGTAATTATTACAGTTAATCCTAAAAGCTTAAACATTAATGCAAGTGCAGAACCAATACATCAAGGTGAAAATGCAACGGTTATTGTAACTGGCTTAGAATGTGCTACAGGCAATGTTAATGTTACTATTGATAATAATAACTGGACGGGCAAAATCAACAACGCAACTGCCGTCATTATTATTGAGGGATTAGACGAAAATACTACGGCAAACGTTATCTATAGTGGTGATGCTAATTATACTAGTGCTATCACTACAGTCGATATTATTGTTAATTCCGTGCCTAAAGAGGATTTAAGTATTAGTGCTAGTGTCGATCCTATTATGGTTGGTGATGATGCTATTGTTGTTGTTACCGGTTTAGAAAATGCTACAGGAAATGTCACTGTCAATATTGATGGTGATAAATGGTATGGTGAAATTAATAATGGTAATGCTACTATTATTGTTACAGGATTAACACTCGATGCTACTGCTACTGTTTTCTATGCTGGTGATTATAGATACAACAATGCAACAACCACAGTTGACATCACGGTAAATCCGGCAATTATTGTTTGGTATGTAAACGGAAATAAAGAATCCAGCGGTAATGGAACAACAGCAGATACTGCATTTAAAACATTAAAAGAAGCATTAAACAAAGCACCAGATGATAGTACAATTTATATTGCATCAGGAACATACACTGGAGAAAACAATACAAATTTAACCATTAATAAGAATTTAACATTCGTTAATTATGATGCTGGTGAAGTAATCTTTGATGCACAAGGAGTAAGTAGGATCTGGACTGTTAACGCAGAAAGAATAAATATCACAGGCTTAACATTTAAAAATGGAAAAGAAGAATCTGCCTGCGGTGCAATCTTCTTTAATCAAACACTTAATAACTCAGATATAAATGCCATTTTTATAGACAATAGTGTAGTTGATGGTCTTGCAGGTGCAATTGGATTTTATGCAGATGTTACTAACACCAATATAAATGCCATTTTAATAAATAACAGTGTAAATAATGGTTACGGTGGAGCAATTTTCTTTAATGGAGAATTAAACAATGTAAATATAACAGGAAATTACACAAACAACACAGCAGACGATTATGGTGGAGCAATCCTATTTTATGGAGATTTAAACAATGTAAATATAACAGGAAATTACACAAACAACACAGCAAAAGAGGGTGGCGGAGCAATCTTCTTTAATGGAGAATTAACTGATGTAAATATAAGTGGATATTATAATAATAACCGGGCAAATGATACTGCAGGAGTATTCTTATTTAATAATAATTTGACTAACGTTATAATATCTGGAGATTACAGTAATAATGCTGCAGAATACTGTGCAGTATACTACGTGAGTGAATTTACAAGCATAAATAATTCCCTCATAACTGGGAATTATTATAATAACTCTGCAAATTATTGTGTTGTATTTTTAACAGAAGGAACCATAAATAATTCCAACATAACTGGAAACTACACCAATAACTATGCGAAAAAAGGTATTAATATAATAGGAGAAGCAAATAACCTTAGTATGTCCGGAAATTATATAAATAACAATATTTCCAATGGCAGTGTGATTTATATTGTATATTGTGATGAAAATTCCAATATTCATGACTCCATTTTCATAAACAATACAATGGATGATAAATTGATTATTGAGGTTATCTCAGGCTCTGTTTTATCCATTAATAACTGGTTTGGAAATAATGCCTCCAATTACAATATAAAACCAAAAGTTAGTGAAAATGTAACTATGGCCAATTGGCTATTCTTAAATGCAACAACCAATACTACAGGTGAACTTACAATAAATGAAACATCTGAAATTACTTTTAAATTATATGCATATAATAGTACTTCAGAAGAAATTAATGAATATGATGCATCAAAAATGAATATGCAATTAGAATTATCACAAACACATGGTAGCTTAGATAAAACAACTGCTTTAATTAATGAAACAATATCATATAAATATGAAGAAGAAGGGCCTGCAATTGTAACTGGTAAATTTAAAACTGCCATATACACCATTGTTTTAGCCAAACAAGCTACAGAGATTATTAATAATAAACCAGAAATAACAATAAATGTTACTAAATCTGATACTGTTAATGCAGTTTTAAATCCTCTAGAAGCAGGTAATTTAACTTATACTTCAAGTAATACTGCTGTTGCTACTGTTGATGAGACTGGTGAAATCATTGGTCTTAGCCAAGGAACCGCGACAATAACAGTTTCATTCGAGGGCAATGATTATTATGCTGCCGCTGCAAGTAAAATTATCCCAGTCACGGTTAATTTAAACCATGCAAGTGTTAGTGTTAATAATAATACTTTGGATTTAATAATTGATGACACATTCCCATTAGTTGCCACAACTACACCGGAAGGTATGGACGTAACTTATGTTCCTGATGATTCCGGCGTTGTTAGTGTTGATGATAATGGCGTTGTCACTGCATTAAAAGAAGGCACTGCCACCATTACAGTTAAAGTTGGTGACAATACTGTTTACACTGAAAACTCAACCATCGTAACAGTAAAGGTTAGAAAAAGCACCATAATCACCTACAATATCATAAACAACACAGAAGGCAACGTACAAATAAACATAACAGTACAGGATGACGTTTACAAAACACCAATAACCGATGCTCTAATCAATATAACGGGAGCCATCAACAGGACCGCCACTGCCGGAGTAATCACAGACACCACACTAACACCTGGAGATTACACCATCAACGTAGAATTTGCAGAAACAGACGAGTACAAGTCATCTGCCACAACTATAGACTTTACAGTAGAAATAGACAAGGACGCTAAAATAAGGGAACTTGAAGAATATATAACACAACTAATCAATACCGTAAATCAACTAAACAACACAATAAAACAACAAGAAAACACGATAAATACATTAAACAATACAATTAAACAACAAGAAAACACGATAAATACATTAAACAATACAATTAAACAACAAGATAACACGATCAATACATTAAACAATACAATAAAAACATTAACAACACAAAACCAGAACCTAACCAAACAAAACACACAACTACAAGCAAACATTACTCAACTACAAAACACCATTAAAACACTAAATGATACCATAAAACAACAAAATAACACAATAAAAACACTCACAAAAGAAAATCAAAACCTAAACAACACAATAAAAAACCTAAACAACACAATAAAACAACAAGAAAACACCATTAAAACACTAAATGATACCATAAAACAACAAAATAACACAATAAAAACACTCACAAAAGAAAATCAAAACCTAAACAACACAATAAAACAACAAGAAAACACCATTAAAACACTAAACGATACCATAAAACAACAAAATAACACGATAAAAACACTCACAAAAGAAAATCAAAACCTAAACAAAACAATACAAAACCTAAACAACACCAACAAACAACTACAAAACACTATCATTAAACAAAACAATACAATAAAAGAATTACAGGAAATCATCAAACAACTAAACAAGACAAGCACACCAACACCAACCACAACAACAGTATCAAAAATAAACGGAAGAGTAGGATCAACCATACAACTAAAAGCAACAATCAAGGACAACAATACAAAAGCAGTAACCAGTGGAAGAGTAACCTTCAAGGTAAATGGTGTAACACTAAAAGATGAAGACGGAAACACACTATACGCCTTAGTAAACAATGGAACAGCAACACTAAACTACACCGTACCAAGAAGCTGGTACAAGGACAATACCACAGTAGAAGCCGTATACGCCGGCAACGATAAATACGCCTCAAGTAGGGCAAACAATACCAAAAACAACATAACACCTGGAAACGTTAAGATAAAAATAGCACAACTACCAACACATGAAAACGGTGACAAGATACAATTTGTCATAACAGCAACAGATGAAAAAGGACAAAGCATAACCGGTGGAACCGTAATCATAAAAGCAAACGGTGTAACACTAAAAGACTCCAACGGTAAAGCCCTACAGGCAAACGTAGTAAATGGAGTGGCAATAATAGACTACAACATCACCCTAAGTGCAAGAGAATACAACCTAACGGCAGTATACTCATACACCGGATACAACCGTATCGAGGCAACAGGCAAACTAAACGTGACAAAAGGAGAAGCATTCATAAGATACACGCCAATAACAACAAAGACAACAACCACGAGAATAACTGCCAATATCGTGGATAAAAACAAAAACAACATCTCCGGAACAGTAACCGTTGGTATAAAACTAGATGGCAAGATGATAACCACCACAACAGCCACTAACGGTATCATTAACGTGACAATCCCAACAAACATCACCACAGGAGCACATACAATAGAACTCATAGCCGGTGAAACCGGAGCATACAAGTCAGATAGGATAACAAGCGTACTTGTAAAGAAATAG